From Zingiber officinale cultivar Zhangliang chromosome 5B, Zo_v1.1, whole genome shotgun sequence, the proteins below share one genomic window:
- the LOC121986625 gene encoding inactive beta-amylase 9-like, which translates to MAGSHQNIQIVNEAECGKCRNVWATCCNSSPYRQGNGDHFGRWRATSSVFSTKKMELGLKVNQATAKLEPFLIAQNKVARKPATETNNAACLSLPRSLRKRAIKVNPPRPRPPIFVGLPLDVVSDLNIVNHDKAIEAGLCALSLLGVHGVDLPISWGIATDNSWSSYLAIAAMARDAGLRLRVSLNLHGHEHPNLPLPKYVSRAAHSDPDIFFTDLSSNRYHDCLSFSVDDLPVLGGRTPMEVYEEFFHNFRHAFSDFFDSTITDITVGLGPNGELRYPSFPPPSNNRPIIGVGEFQCYDKYMLADLKRHAEDVCQPFWGLGGPHDAPRYNASPNLGNNFFKERNGSWETPYGQFFLSWYSGILLSHGDRLLSVASNALGDLPTPMCAKVPFVHWWHNTRSRPSQLTAGLYNTHGRDGYESIASIFAKHSCKMIIPGIELSDRDQHQELQSSPESLFSQIVTACKKHGVRVVGENSSLIRVGGNGFNRIKKNLFDNNMRLDSLTYHRMGVELFCPENWPLFTEFVRSMVQPKWDSDDKPNNEEAFSIIASELGNDQEMQRV; encoded by the exons ATGGCTGGGAGCCACCAGAATATTCAG ATTGTTAACGAGGCGGAGTGCGGGAAGTGCCGAAACGTCTGGGCAACATGCTGCAACAGCTCTCCATATCGACAGGGAAACGGCGACCATTTTGGTCGCTGGAGAGCA ACCAGCTCTGTTTTCTCAACGAAGAAGATGGAGCTCGGTTTGAAGGTGAATCAGGCCACCGCCAAGCTAGAACCCTTTTTGATTGCCCAAAATAAAGTGGCACGGAAGCCCGCCACCGAGACGAACAACGCTGCATGCCTTTCCCTGCCGAGGAGTTTAAGAAAGCGAGCAATTAAG GTCAATCCACCTCGACCTCGACCTCCCATCTTCGTTGGTCTACCGTTGGACGTTGTCTCCGATTTGAACATCGTGAATCACGACAAGGCAATCGAAGCTGGCCTTTGCGCCCTCTCCCTCCTTGGCGTCCATGGGGTAGACCTCCCCATCTCATGGGGCATCGCCACCGACAATAGTTGGTCCTCCTACCTTGCCATTGCTGCCATGGCCCGAGACGCCGGACTCCGCCTCCGCGTTTCTCTCAACCTCCATGGCCACGAGCACCCTAACCTCCCGCTGCCAAAATATGTTTCTCGCGCAGCTCACAGTGACCCAGACATCTTCTTTACTGATTTATCGAGCAACCGCTACCATGATTGCCTCTCCTTCTCCGTTGATGACCTTCCTGTCCTCGGCGGTAGGACTCCGATGGAAGTCtatgaggagttctttcataacTTCCGCCACGCATTCTCCGATTTCTTTGATTCCACAATTACG GACATAACTGTTGGCCTTGGACCCAATGGCGAACTTCGATACCCTTCTTTCCCGCCACCGAGCAACAACCGACCAATCATTGGTGTAGGAGAGTTCCAATGTTACGATAAGTACATGCTGGCAGACCTAAAGCGGCATGCCGAGGATGTATGCCAACCCTTTTGGGGCCTCGGAGGCCCTCATGACGCGCCCCGGTACAATGCATCGCCTAACTTAGGCAACAATTTCTTCAAGGAGAGGAATGGATCCTGGGAGACTCCCTATGGCCAATTCTTCCTTTCATGGTACTCCGGGATACTCCTTTCTCATGGTGATCGCTTGCTCTCAGTCGCATCAAATGCCCTTGGCGATTTGCCTACACCCATGTGTGCCAAGGTGCCTTTTGTTCACTGGTGGCACAACACCCGATCGCGTCCATCTCAATTGACCGCTGGACTCTACAACACTCACGGCAGAGACGGCTACGAGAGCATCGCATCCATTTTTGCAAAACATTCTTGCAAAATGATCATTCCGGGTATTGAACTCTCAGATCGAGACCAACATCAAGAACTCCAGTCTAGCCCGGAGTCGTTGTTTTCTCAGATAGTAACGGCATGCAAGAAGCATGGAGTGAGAGTTGTTGGCGAGAACTCTTCTCTCATCAGAGTTGGTGGTAATGGATTTAATAGGATTAAGAAGAATTTATTCGACAACAATATGAGACTAGACTCGTTAACTTACCATAGGATGGGCGTAGAGTTATTCTGTCCAGAGAATTGGCCCTTGTTTACAGAGTTCGTTAGGAGCATGGTGCAACCAAAATGGGACTCAGATGATAAACCAAACAACGAAGAAGCATTCTCAATCATTGCTTCAGAGCTTGGGAATGACCAAGAGATGCAGAGAGTATGA